A stretch of Synergistaceae bacterium DNA encodes these proteins:
- a CDS encoding NCS2 family permease: MNFLESLFKLKQNRTTVKTEVLAGFTTFMTMAYIIFVNPDILSKAGMPFDSLVVATCLSAAVGTFLMAFLANYPIALAPGMGLNAFFAFTVVIGMKLDWRVALFAVFVEGIIFVVLTLTKLREAIVNTIPKTLKIGISCGIGLFIIFIGLQGVGLVVHSDATLLTLGNLKNNVPALLALGGLILVVVLEYFRVTGALLIGIIIITAVSVIMGRTELPPAFITTPPSLTPIFGQFDYTMLASPEFWSIVFTFFFVDFFDTVGTLVGVCNRSGLLDREGRLPNARGALLADALGTVAGAVLGTSTVTSYVESASGIAQGGRTGLTSVVTGILFLLAIFFSPLVGIVPASATAPVLVVVGVYMMAGLRDLNYEDWTELVPSMLAFFMMPLGYGISVGIEFGIISFVLLKFFTGKTKDVSLVMYGLAALFILKEAFL, from the coding sequence ATGAATTTTCTGGAAAGTCTGTTCAAACTGAAGCAAAATCGTACTACGGTGAAAACAGAGGTGCTTGCGGGCTTTACCACGTTTATGACCATGGCCTACATCATTTTCGTCAATCCGGATATTCTTTCCAAAGCGGGGATGCCCTTTGATTCTCTGGTGGTTGCCACCTGTCTGTCCGCGGCTGTCGGCACGTTTCTGATGGCTTTTCTGGCCAATTATCCCATAGCTCTGGCTCCAGGCATGGGACTGAACGCCTTTTTCGCCTTCACCGTTGTGATCGGAATGAAACTGGACTGGCGGGTGGCCCTGTTTGCCGTTTTCGTAGAAGGAATCATTTTTGTGGTGCTGACCCTGACAAAACTGCGGGAAGCCATCGTCAACACAATTCCGAAAACGCTCAAGATCGGGATCTCCTGCGGCATTGGACTTTTCATCATCTTCATCGGGCTTCAGGGCGTGGGGCTTGTCGTTCACAGCGACGCGACGCTGCTGACTCTGGGCAACCTGAAGAACAATGTGCCCGCCCTGCTGGCCCTGGGTGGCCTGATACTGGTGGTGGTTCTCGAATATTTCCGGGTCACGGGCGCTCTTTTGATTGGCATTATTATCATTACCGCCGTGAGCGTGATCATGGGCAGGACCGAGCTGCCGCCGGCCTTCATCACCACTCCTCCTTCCCTGACGCCGATTTTCGGGCAGTTCGACTACACCATGCTTGCCAGTCCCGAATTTTGGAGTATCGTCTTCACCTTCTTCTTCGTGGACTTTTTCGACACGGTGGGGACTCTGGTGGGCGTTTGCAACCGCAGCGGCCTGCTGGACAGAGAGGGCCGGCTTCCCAACGCCAGAGGCGCGCTTCTGGCCGATGCCCTTGGAACCGTGGCCGGAGCCGTATTGGGAACTTCAACTGTTACGTCCTACGTGGAAAGCGCCAGCGGCATCGCTCAGGGCGGGCGAACAGGGCTCACATCGGTGGTGACGGGCATCCTGTTCCTGCTTGCCATTTTCTTCAGCCCCCTGGTGGGAATCGTGCCGGCCAGCGCCACGGCGCCGGTGCTGGTGGTCGTTGGCGTCTACATGATGGCCGGTTTGCGGGACCTCAATTACGAGGACTGGACGGAGCTGGTTCCTTCCATGCTGGCGTTTTTCATGATGCCCCTGGGTTATGGAATCTCCGTGGGAATCGAGTTCGGCATCATCTCGTTTGTGCTGCTGAAGTTCTTCACGGGTAAAACGAAAGATGTAAGCCTTGTCATGTACGGCCTTGCCGCGCTGTTCATTCTGAAAGAGGCGTTTCTGTAG
- a CDS encoding class II fructose-bisphosphate aldolase: MVDVNGKAYKAMLERRPLNVRALWGNEEVGLVSGRDIYTACRELGCVVLAANCRNPLTAKGVLRAAKKLNAAVVLEVAKSETTYCFGNFENMPAWAARYSKELGDGIIFAMHVDHYGIKGEADFVKAVPNMPKLVAEGWTSIAVDASHLDDYENLRATRDVAMSIPAYLGLEVEVGEIKGPGELSTVEEALFFIGGLNAWGVYPDLLAISNGSQHGTYDTSSGQQEGIDLNRTMEIAEAIRPYGASIAQHGISGTPIRKVEEFYKYGINKGNVATLFQNVVFGVRMDPETGNADTSTGSYVKESGRGIEDSLWNRIVSWADGEKLSRKSGDYKKANLPFGKAVMEAPDEIVERIVGETEEWATRFIKAMKSEGSAEKVLEVIGRRFDHNAAPDRKPLNPRENYTADRAPNKKKTKGNFDD; this comes from the coding sequence ATGGTGGATGTGAATGGAAAAGCGTACAAGGCTATGCTGGAAAGAAGACCGCTGAACGTCAGAGCTCTGTGGGGAAACGAAGAGGTTGGACTGGTGAGCGGAAGGGATATTTATACGGCATGCCGGGAGTTGGGTTGTGTGGTTTTGGCGGCCAACTGCCGTAATCCTCTGACGGCCAAAGGCGTGCTGCGAGCGGCCAAAAAACTGAATGCCGCCGTGGTTCTGGAGGTGGCAAAATCTGAAACGACGTACTGCTTCGGAAATTTTGAAAACATGCCTGCCTGGGCGGCCCGTTATTCCAAGGAGCTGGGCGACGGCATAATTTTTGCCATGCATGTGGACCACTACGGTATAAAAGGGGAGGCCGACTTCGTCAAAGCCGTGCCCAATATGCCGAAACTGGTGGCCGAGGGTTGGACTTCCATTGCTGTAGACGCCTCCCATCTTGACGATTATGAAAATTTGCGCGCCACCCGGGACGTGGCCATGAGTATTCCCGCCTACCTGGGGCTGGAGGTGGAGGTCGGCGAGATCAAGGGGCCGGGTGAACTTTCCACGGTGGAAGAGGCGCTTTTCTTCATTGGCGGGCTCAACGCCTGGGGGGTCTACCCCGATCTGCTGGCGATTTCCAACGGCTCCCAGCACGGAACCTATGACACTTCCAGCGGGCAGCAGGAGGGCATAGATTTGAACCGCACCATGGAGATCGCGGAGGCGATTCGGCCCTACGGCGCTTCCATCGCCCAGCACGGAATATCCGGAACGCCGATTCGAAAAGTGGAGGAATTTTATAAGTACGGCATCAACAAGGGCAACGTGGCAACGCTCTTTCAAAATGTCGTTTTCGGCGTTCGCATGGACCCGGAAACGGGCAACGCGGATACTTCCACGGGATCCTACGTCAAGGAAAGCGGCCGGGGCATCGAAGATTCCCTTTGGAACCGGATCGTTTCCTGGGCGGACGGAGAAAAACTGAGCCGGAAGAGCGGAGATTACAAGAAGGCCAATCTGCCCTTCGGCAAGGCCGTCATGGAGGCGCCCGACGAAATTGTGGAGCGTATCGTCGGCGAAACGGAGGAATGGGCGACCCGATTCATCAAAGCGATGAAGTCCGAGGGCAGCGCCGAGAAGGTCCTGGAGGTCATTGGACGCCGCTTCGACCACAATGCCGCACCGGACAGAAAACCCCTCAACCCGAGGGAAAACTATACGGCTGACAGGGCTCCGAACAAAAAGAAAACAAAGGGGAACTTCGACGACTGA
- a CDS encoding sodium-dependent transporter — protein sequence MNEKRGRESLGSRLGFILVSAGCAIGLGNVWRFPSITGRYGGAAFVLIYLVFILCLAMPIMVMEFAVGRGSGQSIVGSFRQLQPKGTSWSIFGYFGLAGNYILMMFYTTVAGWMLAYTWYTLTGSFEGLSPDETGAFFGAMLMDPKMMTFWMFAVVAAGSAICACGVQRGVERATKLMMSGLFVLMIALAIRAVTLPGAEKGIEFYLKPDFGRLVENGLWDGIYAALGQSFFTLSLGIGSMAIFGSYIDREHSLAGESIIITALDTFVALCAGLIIFPACFAHGVEPGAGPGLIFVTLPNMFNSMSQGRLWGTLFFLFMSFAAMTTVVAVFEHLIVSSMDILGWSRKKSSIVNILAIFFLSLPCVFGFNIWSSFEPLGSGSGVLDLEDFIVSNNLLPLGAFVYLLFCCSRYGWGWEKFTAEANQGRGIKIASVMRPYFTYVVPTAIIIIFIFGYYEKFFK from the coding sequence ATGAACGAAAAGCGCGGCAGAGAGTCTTTGGGGAGTCGGCTGGGGTTTATCCTCGTATCGGCAGGTTGCGCGATCGGTCTGGGGAACGTGTGGCGTTTTCCTTCTATCACCGGACGTTACGGCGGAGCGGCTTTTGTTTTGATCTACCTTGTTTTCATCCTCTGTCTCGCCATGCCTATCATGGTGATGGAGTTTGCCGTGGGCAGAGGTTCCGGGCAGAGCATTGTGGGTTCTTTCAGGCAATTGCAGCCCAAGGGAACGTCATGGTCCATCTTCGGATATTTCGGACTTGCGGGAAACTATATCCTGATGATGTTCTATACGACCGTCGCCGGATGGATGCTGGCGTACACATGGTATACCCTGACGGGCAGTTTCGAAGGTCTTTCACCCGATGAAACCGGAGCTTTTTTCGGGGCGATGCTGATGGACCCGAAGATGATGACGTTCTGGATGTTCGCCGTCGTCGCCGCAGGGTCGGCCATTTGCGCCTGCGGAGTGCAGCGCGGGGTTGAACGGGCAACCAAGCTTATGATGAGCGGGCTTTTCGTCCTGATGATCGCCCTTGCCATCCGCGCGGTCACGCTTCCGGGCGCGGAAAAGGGGATTGAGTTCTACCTGAAACCCGACTTTGGACGATTGGTGGAGAACGGTCTGTGGGATGGAATTTACGCCGCGCTGGGGCAGTCGTTTTTCACGCTCAGCCTCGGCATAGGCAGTATGGCCATATTCGGGAGCTACATCGACAGGGAACATTCTCTGGCCGGCGAGTCGATTATCATCACGGCTCTCGACACCTTCGTGGCGTTGTGCGCCGGACTCATTATCTTTCCGGCCTGCTTTGCCCACGGCGTGGAACCGGGAGCCGGGCCGGGACTGATCTTCGTCACTCTGCCGAACATGTTCAACAGTATGTCGCAGGGACGTCTGTGGGGAACCCTGTTCTTTCTTTTCATGTCCTTCGCCGCCATGACCACGGTGGTGGCGGTGTTTGAGCACCTCATCGTGAGCTCCATGGACATCCTGGGGTGGAGCCGTAAAAAATCCAGTATCGTGAACATTTTAGCAATTTTCTTCCTGTCTTTGCCCTGTGTGTTCGGCTTCAACATCTGGTCGAGCTTCGAACCTCTCGGCAGTGGAAGCGGAGTGCTGGATCTGGAGGATTTCATCGTCAGCAACAACCTGCTGCCCCTGGGGGCGTTCGTCTACCTCCTTTTCTGCTGTTCCCGGTATGGCTGGGGATGGGAGAAGTTCACGGCGGAGGCCAATCAGGGCAGGGGAATCAAAATCGCCTCCGTAATGCGGCCCTATTTCACTTATGTCGTTCCGACCGCAATAATTATAATTTTTATCTTCGGATACTACGAGAAGTTTTTCAAATAA
- the pdxA gene encoding 4-hydroxythreonine-4-phosphate dehydrogenase PdxA, with protein sequence MEIFRPILGISMGDPGGIGPEVAVKALDDPEVHKYGRPLIVGDARIVEDALRFCDLKENRKDGRPPLELNVVKKVADCVFEPNIVNVYDLENMPLEELRHKTVTALQGKVSFEYVAKVIELALKKEVDATVTGPINKAALNLGGCHYSGHTEIYADLTKTRDYTMMLADGNFRVSHVSTHVSLRTACDRVKTARVLRVIELTWDALKKMKVENPRIAVAGLNPHCGEGGLFGTEDDVEIRPAVEQACEKGMTVEGPLPADTVFSKMLGGMYDAVVCMYHDQGHIPTKLVGFKYDEKTGQWGQLAGVNITLGLPIVRTSVDHGTAFGKAGEGRANPQSMKDALRMAAQLVAQ encoded by the coding sequence ATGGAAATATTCAGGCCTATTTTGGGCATCTCCATGGGAGACCCGGGAGGAATCGGTCCCGAAGTTGCGGTGAAAGCTCTTGACGATCCCGAAGTTCATAAATACGGGCGTCCTTTGATCGTGGGCGACGCGCGAATTGTGGAGGACGCGCTGCGCTTCTGCGATCTGAAGGAAAACCGAAAGGACGGAAGGCCGCCGCTTGAGCTGAACGTGGTCAAAAAGGTTGCGGACTGCGTTTTCGAGCCCAATATCGTCAACGTTTACGATCTGGAAAACATGCCTCTCGAAGAGCTTCGGCACAAAACGGTGACGGCCCTGCAGGGAAAGGTCTCCTTCGAGTACGTGGCGAAGGTGATTGAACTGGCCCTGAAAAAAGAGGTGGATGCCACGGTGACGGGCCCCATCAACAAAGCCGCGCTGAACCTGGGGGGCTGCCACTACTCCGGGCACACGGAAATTTACGCCGACCTGACGAAGACCCGAGACTACACGATGATGCTTGCGGACGGAAATTTTCGGGTTTCCCACGTTTCGACCCACGTTTCTCTGAGGACAGCCTGCGACAGGGTAAAAACAGCCCGGGTTCTGCGGGTCATCGAACTGACCTGGGACGCCCTGAAAAAAATGAAAGTCGAAAATCCCCGGATTGCGGTGGCGGGGCTCAATCCCCACTGCGGCGAAGGCGGACTTTTCGGAACGGAGGACGACGTGGAAATCCGCCCCGCCGTGGAGCAGGCCTGCGAAAAGGGCATGACCGTCGAGGGACCTCTGCCCGCGGACACGGTCTTCAGCAAAATGCTGGGGGGCATGTACGACGCCGTGGTCTGCATGTATCACGACCAGGGACACATTCCAACCAAGCTCGTGGGGTTCAAATACGACGAGAAAACCGGACAGTGGGGACAGCTCGCCGGCGTCAACATCACTTTGGGGCTGCCCATCGTCCGAACCTCCGTGGACCACGGAACGGCCTTCGGCAAGGCGGGAGAGGGACGGGCAAACCCCCAGTCCATGAAGGATGCCCTCCGCATGGCCGCTCAGCTCGTGGCTCAATAA
- a CDS encoding sulfite exporter TauE/SafE family protein — translation MHFFNSLFDLLFNFLSLGQWNLTLPDWGIFCLAVFIVGFAKAGLPGATIIAVPLMAMILPPKISVGVMLPIYMIADIMSVWHWRRYAERNYCFPYLLFVGLGIWGASFIVRAVDNKTFGLLIGWAILILLLISLLTEAWGKRTQGKNASDAPPPEKPSLAISAFFGFSTGLISSLANAAGPIVSLYMIVSRRNKFQFLGTVAVCAFFMNWAKIPLFVSLGSISLQTLKLDVAAIPAIALGVLAGFILAGKIPQKAFKNVICLLTFLASLNLIFR, via the coding sequence ATGCATTTCTTCAATTCTCTTTTCGATCTTCTTTTCAATTTTTTGTCTCTGGGGCAGTGGAACCTGACCCTGCCGGACTGGGGAATTTTCTGTCTGGCCGTTTTCATCGTGGGATTCGCCAAGGCGGGACTCCCCGGCGCCACCATCATCGCCGTTCCCCTCATGGCCATGATCCTTCCCCCGAAAATCTCGGTGGGAGTCATGCTGCCCATTTACATGATCGCGGACATAATGTCGGTGTGGCACTGGCGGCGTTACGCGGAACGCAACTACTGCTTCCCCTATCTCCTGTTCGTGGGGCTGGGGATCTGGGGGGCCTCCTTTATCGTCCGGGCGGTGGACAACAAAACATTCGGACTCCTCATTGGATGGGCGATATTGATTTTGCTTCTGATCAGCCTTTTGACGGAGGCCTGGGGCAAAAGAACCCAGGGAAAAAACGCCTCCGACGCGCCGCCACCTGAAAAACCTTCTCTTGCGATTTCAGCGTTTTTTGGCTTTTCAACCGGGCTGATCTCCTCCCTGGCTAACGCGGCGGGACCCATCGTGTCACTCTATATGATCGTGTCCCGCCGCAACAAATTTCAGTTTTTGGGGACGGTAGCCGTCTGCGCGTTTTTCATGAACTGGGCCAAGATCCCCCTTTTCGTCTCTCTGGGGAGCATCAGCCTTCAAACGCTGAAACTGGACGTGGCCGCCATTCCCGCCATTGCGCTGGGAGTTCTCGCGGGATTCATCCTGGCGGGAAAAATTCCCCAGAAAGCCTTTAAAAATGTGATCTGCCTCCTCACCTTTCTCGCTTCACTGAACCTGATTTTTCGCTGA
- a CDS encoding nucleoside kinase, which produces MAFTIKFKDGKFVTGETPLSGQNVMAELGFSLNDGIVAWRVNNYIRPLEWVIEEDAEAEFLSTTTPEGLQVYKRTLDFLFVIACKRDLGRKAILRHSINEGHYWEFEDGDISQSDVYRLHAAMSDMVRQNIPVIRKLLPVDKAKRIFEAQGEPEIADLFVRANVDPVEVYRCGSQYGYFCGTLAPSIGVLKVFDLVQFSHGVVLLSPTLASPDSTEPFRTDRALGDIFFDYANWLKALGLNYLSSLHQLVAKGKSQELILISEAFHSQRLSKMAAEINSRPDVKVVTIAGPSGSGKTTFSERLKIQLIVCGKRPVTLPMDNYFLERVQTPRDASGELDYEVLEALDLDLLKDNLTRILQGEEVVTPHYDFLQGKKTPGRKIKLGPDDILIMEGIHGLNDRILDMLPADRRFTIFVSPLTGICLDPHNRTSTGDNRLLRRIIRDYRTRGKSAEATLAMYPKVVRGAMRYIFPYQNRANAIFNSSLPYELGVLKSYVEPVLHTVQENSPFFGEALRLLNILKFVPSIQSEGIPNNSVIREFIGGSCLDV; this is translated from the coding sequence ATGGCTTTTACAATTAAATTCAAAGATGGAAAATTTGTGACCGGAGAGACGCCGCTTTCCGGACAGAACGTCATGGCCGAGCTGGGGTTTTCTCTGAACGACGGTATTGTGGCGTGGCGGGTCAATAACTACATACGACCGCTGGAGTGGGTCATTGAGGAGGACGCCGAGGCGGAGTTCCTTTCGACGACAACCCCGGAGGGATTGCAGGTTTACAAACGGACGCTGGATTTTCTCTTCGTTATCGCCTGCAAACGGGATCTCGGCCGCAAGGCGATTCTGCGGCACTCCATCAATGAGGGGCACTACTGGGAGTTCGAGGACGGAGATATTTCGCAGTCGGATGTCTACCGGCTGCACGCGGCCATGAGCGACATGGTTCGGCAGAATATTCCCGTCATTCGGAAACTTCTGCCCGTCGACAAAGCCAAACGAATCTTCGAAGCCCAGGGCGAGCCGGAAATCGCCGATCTTTTCGTGCGAGCCAATGTGGACCCTGTGGAGGTTTATCGATGCGGTTCGCAGTATGGGTATTTCTGCGGCACGCTGGCTCCTTCCATCGGCGTCCTGAAGGTGTTCGACCTGGTGCAGTTCTCTCATGGAGTGGTGCTTCTTTCCCCGACGCTGGCGTCTCCGGACAGCACCGAGCCCTTCCGGACCGACCGGGCTCTGGGGGACATCTTCTTCGATTACGCCAACTGGCTGAAGGCGCTGGGGCTGAACTACCTCAGCAGTCTCCACCAGCTGGTGGCGAAGGGGAAAAGCCAGGAGCTGATCCTTATCTCCGAGGCTTTTCACTCCCAGCGCCTGAGCAAAATGGCCGCTGAGATCAACTCCCGTCCCGACGTGAAGGTGGTTACCATCGCGGGGCCCTCGGGGTCGGGGAAGACCACCTTTTCGGAACGCCTGAAAATTCAGCTCATCGTCTGCGGAAAACGCCCGGTGACGCTGCCTATGGATAATTATTTCCTTGAGCGGGTGCAAACCCCCCGGGATGCCAGCGGAGAGCTGGATTACGAAGTTTTGGAGGCCCTCGACCTGGACCTTCTGAAGGACAACCTGACCCGTATTTTGCAGGGAGAAGAGGTCGTCACGCCCCACTACGATTTCCTGCAGGGCAAAAAGACGCCGGGAAGAAAGATCAAACTGGGACCCGACGATATTTTGATCATGGAGGGAATCCACGGCCTCAACGACAGAATTCTGGACATGCTTCCGGCGGACAGGCGATTCACCATTTTCGTCTCGCCTCTGACGGGCATCTGTCTGGATCCCCACAACCGCACCAGCACCGGCGATAACCGTCTCCTGCGGCGCATCATTCGGGATTACCGCACCCGAGGCAAATCTGCCGAGGCGACCCTCGCCATGTATCCAAAGGTGGTCAGGGGCGCGATGCGTTACATTTTCCCCTACCAGAACCGGGCAAACGCCATCTTCAACTCGTCGCTGCCCTATGAGCTGGGAGTCCTCAAAAGCTATGTGGAACCCGTTCTGCATACGGTGCAGGAAAACTCTCCCTTTTTTGGAGAGGCCCTGAGGCTGCTCAACATTCTGAAATTTGTGCCCTCCATCCAGTCCGAGGGGATTCCCAACAACTCCGTCATTCGCGAATTCATAGGGGGAAGCTGTCTCGACGTTTGA
- a CDS encoding YoaP domain-containing protein, whose product MNIVTLTRENLEREHICCAISNNGDCQVAAKKSWLAERFADGLVFKKCDVRGKCFIEYIPAEKAWCPVEAEGYMHINCFWISGQFKGQGYSNLLLDECTKDSKEKGKKGLCVLSSKKKMPFLSDPQYLKYKGFVVADTAEPFYELLYLPFDTGSPKPCFKQAVKTPEINEQGFVLYYAHQCPYTAKYVPIIEDMAKAKSVPFRAIRFETTEEAQNAPAPSTSYCLFFNGGFLTNEILSEKKFEKLLAEKGL is encoded by the coding sequence ATGAACATCGTAACCCTAACCCGAGAAAATCTGGAGCGGGAACACATTTGCTGCGCTATCTCAAATAACGGGGACTGTCAGGTTGCCGCCAAAAAGTCATGGCTTGCGGAGCGCTTTGCGGACGGGCTTGTTTTCAAAAAATGCGATGTGAGGGGCAAGTGTTTCATTGAATACATCCCGGCTGAAAAAGCATGGTGTCCTGTTGAAGCGGAAGGGTATATGCACATAAACTGCTTTTGGATATCGGGGCAATTCAAAGGGCAGGGTTATTCCAATCTGCTTCTGGACGAATGTACAAAAGACAGCAAAGAAAAAGGCAAAAAAGGACTTTGCGTCTTGTCTTCAAAAAAGAAAATGCCGTTTTTATCCGATCCTCAATATTTGAAATATAAAGGTTTTGTTGTCGCGGACACGGCAGAGCCGTTTTATGAACTGCTGTATCTGCCCTTTGACACGGGCTCTCCGAAACCGTGTTTTAAGCAGGCAGTCAAAACGCCTGAAATTAACGAACAGGGTTTTGTTTTGTACTACGCTCACCAATGCCCGTATACGGCAAAGTATGTGCCGATAATCGAAGATATGGCGAAGGCAAAATCAGTTCCGTTCAGGGCGATACGTTTTGAAACGACGGAAGAAGCGCAAAACGCTCCCGCACCGTCCACCTCATACTGCCTGTTTTTTAATGGCGGGTTTTTGACAAACGAAATTTTGTCCGAGAAAAAATTTGAAAAATTACTGGCTGAAAAAGGTCTGTAA
- the pgsA gene encoding CDP-diacylglycerol--glycerol-3-phosphate 3-phosphatidyltransferase, with amino-acid sequence MKSLNLPNTLSLVRVFLAPLVLLFLTLRIKTPFPFLSFLGAERPSLGDALAAGVFIVAALTDSLDGYIARRHKLVTTLGKFIDPLADKVLVIAAMVALVELQRIPAWIVVVIITREFVVTGLRLVASAEGVVIAASRGGKIKTVFQIIAIILLILKLPGGMILMWCAMFLTVWSGMEYLIGGAKLLVEE; translated from the coding sequence ATGAAATCTTTGAATCTACCCAATACACTCAGTCTTGTGCGCGTTTTTCTGGCGCCGCTGGTGTTGCTCTTTCTCACTCTCCGGATAAAAACCCCTTTCCCATTTCTCTCTTTTCTGGGAGCGGAAAGACCCAGTCTCGGAGATGCCCTGGCCGCAGGCGTTTTTATTGTGGCGGCGCTGACAGACTCCCTGGACGGCTACATTGCCCGACGGCACAAGCTGGTCACAACACTTGGAAAATTCATCGACCCTCTGGCGGACAAGGTGCTGGTCATCGCCGCCATGGTGGCTTTGGTGGAACTGCAGAGAATTCCGGCCTGGATTGTGGTGGTTATCATCACCCGGGAGTTTGTCGTGACGGGGTTGCGACTGGTGGCCTCAGCCGAAGGGGTTGTGATCGCAGCCTCCCGGGGAGGCAAAATCAAGACCGTGTTTCAGATCATTGCCATCATTCTGCTGATTCTGAAACTGCCGGGGGGTATGATTCTGATGTGGTGCGCCATGTTCCTCACCGTCTGGTCCGGTATGGAATATCTTATCGGCGGCGCGAAGCTCCTGGTGGAAGAGTGA
- the ade gene encoding adenine deaminase, with translation MKEILAVARGDRAADFVVKNARVANVCTMEYENVDVAVVGGRIAGAGKNYEGKTVLDGEGKVLIPGLIDGHVHIESTMLTPPVFADNAVSRGTTTVMADPHEIANVLGMRGVEYMYLASRGLPLDVFLGAPSCVPASDLETPYENLEMDDIREMFAQGWCQHLGEVMNFPGVIAGDPEVWGKIQAAGNVPLTGHAPGVRGKELCAYLTAGISSDHECSQADEALEKLRRGMWLMMREGASTPDLERLAPLLRNKPELAARCMSVTDDVSARYLVQVGHMDVKVRRLIECGVDPLTALRTVTLSPADYFGLKDRGAIVPGRIADMVLIDSLENFQVDRVWKNGRLMVEKGRLLRKSERKVNFEDFCRKGESVIPLTEEQLRIKNQTGAKVRVILTKEGSLFTRSSCEELPLDEDGTILPDAERDVAKIVVRQRHRGAGRFAVGFLSGLGMKKGAIASSVAHDAHNFVAAGMDDLSLTTALNCVGKNGGGLAVTCGGEVLEFFALPVAGLMSTLDAVCVAEKLDAIEKKAKDLGIAADHPFMMLSFLCLSVIPELKITDQGYVDITRGGIQSLFIPL, from the coding sequence GTGAAGGAAATACTTGCGGTGGCCCGCGGAGACCGGGCTGCGGATTTCGTCGTCAAAAACGCGCGGGTAGCCAATGTCTGTACCATGGAATACGAAAACGTCGATGTAGCTGTGGTCGGCGGCCGAATCGCCGGAGCGGGGAAGAACTACGAGGGCAAAACCGTTCTGGACGGAGAAGGCAAAGTTTTAATTCCCGGCCTGATTGACGGACATGTGCACATCGAAAGCACGATGCTGACGCCTCCGGTGTTCGCGGACAACGCGGTCTCGCGCGGGACCACCACGGTCATGGCCGACCCTCACGAAATCGCCAACGTTCTCGGAATGAGAGGCGTTGAGTATATGTACCTGGCCAGCCGGGGACTTCCCCTGGACGTTTTTCTCGGAGCGCCCTCCTGCGTTCCCGCCTCCGACCTGGAGACGCCTTACGAAAATCTGGAAATGGATGACATCCGTGAAATGTTCGCTCAGGGATGGTGTCAGCACCTGGGGGAAGTGATGAATTTTCCGGGGGTCATCGCCGGAGATCCGGAGGTGTGGGGAAAAATTCAGGCGGCTGGAAATGTTCCGCTGACGGGACACGCGCCCGGAGTGCGGGGGAAGGAGCTGTGCGCTTATCTCACCGCGGGCATATCCTCGGACCACGAATGCTCCCAGGCGGACGAAGCTCTGGAAAAACTGCGCCGGGGGATGTGGCTGATGATGCGGGAAGGGGCCTCCACTCCCGATCTGGAGAGGCTGGCGCCACTTCTCCGGAACAAGCCGGAGCTGGCCGCGCGGTGTATGTCCGTCACGGACGACGTGAGCGCCCGGTACCTCGTTCAGGTGGGACACATGGACGTGAAGGTCCGCCGCCTGATCGAGTGCGGAGTCGATCCCCTGACGGCCCTTCGGACCGTGACTCTTTCTCCCGCGGATTACTTCGGGCTGAAAGATCGAGGGGCGATTGTTCCAGGACGGATCGCCGACATGGTTCTGATCGACAGTCTGGAAAATTTTCAGGTCGACCGGGTGTGGAAAAACGGCCGGCTGATGGTGGAAAAGGGCCGGCTTCTCCGAAAGAGCGAGCGGAAGGTCAATTTCGAGGACTTTTGTCGGAAAGGGGAGAGCGTTATCCCTCTGACAGAGGAGCAGCTTCGAATTAAAAATCAGACGGGGGCAAAGGTTCGCGTCATTCTGACGAAGGAGGGGTCGCTGTTCACGAGGTCTTCCTGCGAGGAACTGCCCCTGGACGAAGACGGGACAATCCTGCCTGATGCGGAACGGGACGTGGCGAAAATTGTGGTCCGCCAGCGGCACAGGGGCGCGGGACGATTCGCGGTGGGCTTCCTGTCGGGTCTGGGGATGAAAAAAGGGGCGATCGCTTCTTCCGTGGCTCACGATGCGCATAACTTTGTAGCCGCCGGGATGGACGACCTGTCCCTGACGACGGCTCTGAACTGCGTGGGAAAAAACGGGGGCGGTCTGGCCGTAACCTGCGGCGGCGAGGTTCTGGAGTTTTTCGCCCTGCCCGTGGCGGGGCTCATGTCAACCCTGGACGCCGTTTGCGTGGCCGAAAAACTGGATGCGATCGAAAAAAAAGCGAAAGACCTGGGAATTGCCGCCGATCATCCCTTTATGATGCTGTCGTTTCTCTGCCTGTCCGTCATTCCGGAACTCAAAATTACGGACCAGGGATACGTGGATATTACCCGGGGAGGGATTCAATCGCTTTTTATACCTTTATAG